CGTATACGTTCATATGCGGGAAGAGTGCATAACGTTGAAAGACTGTATTAATTTCACGTTTATAAGCAGGAACTTTACTAATCTCAATCCCCTCAAAGACCACCTCACCCGAGTCTTGTTCTAAGAATCCACCTAAGATACGCAATAAAGTTGTTTTTCCACATCCTGATGGTCCAAGTAATGTTACAAACTCATTTTCAAAGATATCAAGATTGATACCTTTTAATACAATTTGATCGTCAAATTGTTTAACAATATTCTTAAATTGAATTAAAGCATCCATGTTTTTGCTTTCCTCCCTATTAAAAGACTGGTGGTGTACAAACCCATAGGACTTGTACCTGTTGAGGATAGTCATTCCTTAAGAGATGACCCTTGTTCCCTTTAATATAGAATGTTTGACCTTTTTTAATGACATAACTCTCATCCCCATATACTAGGGTGACTTTTCCCATTAAGACATAGCCAAACTCTTCGCCTTCATGTGGCGCAATTTCATTAGACTCAGCCCCTTGACCTAACTCTAATAAGATTGGTTCCATTTCATTTTTTTGTGCGTTTGGCACAATCCAATGTATTTTTGAGTTCTCCCGCTCATCCACAAAGAAATCATCTTTTTTAAAGACTATTTGTTCTGAAGACTCTTCCTCAAAAAATCGAGATAAATCCATCCCTAACGCTTCAACAATATCACTAAGCGTTGCAATTGATGGTGATGTTAAGTCATTCTCGAGTTGAGAGAGAAACCCCTTCGACAATTCACAACGGCTTGCTAATTCCTCAAGTGTTAATCCATTCTGAATTCGGTAGCGTTTAATTTTCTTGCCGATCTCCATTTTAGCCTCCTTGTTTACTTCTACTAAACTTAAATGTTAGTAAGACCAAACAAACATTATTATACAGAGTTCACTTGAAAATGCAAGTAGATTTATCAAAATATTCCTTGATGTCATTAAATATTTTTTTATATGGGTATAATAATAACCCAGTCAGTATAAAAGGATAAAAAAAATCGACATGTTAATGTCGATTTTTACTATGAATTGATGAATTTTTCAACTTCTGGTTTTGGCATAAAACCAGTGCGACGTCCAACAGGTTTCCCATCTTTAAAGAGAATCAATGTAGGAATTGACATAACGTCGAAACGTTGTGCAAGTTCTCCATCAGCGTCAACGTCAACTTTAACAACTTTAACGTTTTCTTTATTACTTTCCGCAACTTCTTTTAAGATTGGAGATATCATCTTACATGGCCCACACCAATCGGCGTAGAAGTCAACTAAGACAACACCTTCTTTTACTGCTTCATCAAATGTATGTGTTTTTACAATTTCCATATATGCACCTCCTGATAGCATTAATATTATAGCACATTTTTAAATTTCACTCATCTATATGCCCAACAGCCTTCAACAGATAGTTCAAAACACCATTCTTCATATTTGAATCAGTAATTGCATCTGCTTTACTTTTTACACTATCTAACGCATTATCCATGGCTACAGCCGTTCCCACAACCTCAAACATTGAGACATCATTCTCTGCATCACCAAATGCGACAACTTCTTCTGGTAGAAGTCCTTCTTTGTCCATGAGTGTCTTCAAAGCTTGTCCTTTTGTAATTCCCTTAGGGGTGATATCAATATAGCGCGAGTTAACCCGCACCACTTCAATCGAATCCCCAAATACTGCATCCATTTCATTTTGAAGTTGAACAAGCGCTCGACGGCTGTATGAGGCAAAGCCAATTTTGAATATTGGTTCTTGAACCTCATTTAACGACTTAAAGTCATTATATTCTCGCAGAAATCCATGGGCGGTTTTTCGAAGTCGTATATAAAAATACAAACGTTTCACATGCCTTACTAACTTTGAACCGAAATTGTAGCTGGCTTTATGTGTGATCAATGTCAGATACCCCAAATGGGTTTTCGAGAAATTAAACACATCCTCAACAACCTCTTTTGGGAGTAAGCTTGAAGATTCATAGGTTTTGTTTTGCTTGTAATCCAACACTTGATAACCATTGTGACCAATAAGATAACCACCATATAAATCAAGTTCTAAGATTTCACCCAAATCCTCCATCATTGACAATGGACGTCCTGAGGCAAGAATTACCAACATTCCCTGTTTTTGACATTGCTTCAAGTATGCAATTGTCTTCTCATCCACTACATTCATGGATGTCTTTACAAGCGTCCCATCAAGATCACTGACAATGCATCGAATCATGATGAGTATCCACGTGGTACACGCAAGCGTAATGCATGTTTTTCAATTGAGAATTCAAGCTGTGTCGCTTCAAAGATTTCCCCATCAAGACCATAAAGTATGGGTGCCATACTTCTTATTGTCAAAGCCTGGGTTTGTTCAACATGAACTTTTTTATGAGATACATGAGTCCCCTTCATATACTTTGGAAGTAAATTGAATGCCTCAAGTATGGATATAGGATCAACGACACAAACATCAAAAAGACCGTCATCAATGCGTGCATCTGGGGTGCTTTTAAACCCATTCCCATAGTACCGTCCATTCATGATTGATGTTAAGATTGCATCCACATGTCGTGTCTTGCCATTCATTTCCAGTTCATACTTCACAGGTTTCATCTTGAAAATATTCTTTACTGCATAATAAAGATACAGCATTCTTCTTGGAACCACTGTATTGGTCGATAAGTTTACATCACGATTTATGCATGCATCAAGCCCAAAATTGGCACAATTAAGATACCGTTCTCCATTTGAAACACCGATATCGACCTTCGTTTCATGTCCGTTGAACACAAGCTCCGTTAATATTTCATCAATATTTCCCGAGAAATTAAGCATACGCCAAAAATCATTGCTTGTCCCGACTGGAATCACGCCGAGTTGACTGTTTAATCCAATTCCATTCAACACTTCATGTAATGTCCCATCTCCCCCACATGAATATAGCACGACATTTGGGTCATCAAATGTCGATGCAATTTCAGTAGCATGGCCAACATACTGTGTTTCAAATACTTCATAATCAAAACCTGTATCGTGTTGATGTTTTTCAATCCATTGCTGTACTTCTTTGTACTCCCCAATTCCAGAATTTGGGTTGATAATAAAAATATGTTTCATGTACTCACCTTTGTCCACTAGTAGTATTATATCATTCACGTCAAACAATCAAAAGAAAAAGCGCGATATAAATCACGCTTTTAGCTATAAATTACTCTTGGTTCTCAGAAACTTCAACAACTGAAATCGAGATTGACGTTGGTTTTGTCTCATATTCGCCCTTATCCACACTTTGATGAATGACTTGTCCATTTTCATAGACCTCGCGATAAGACGGACTGTCTTTGGTAATGACCGTAATATTTAGGGTTACCCGTTAGTATTTGCCCATTCCTTAACCCTATCAATTCCGCCATAGTTTGTTAATTCTGGAACCGTGAAGGTCGACGTAGGTTCAGGGGATGTATCGGGTTGGGTAGGATTAGATGTTTCTGAATCTGAGTCACTTGAACCCGATGAATTTGATTCGTTTTGATCACGTGTACTGCTGTTATTTCCATATAGACTATACATACTTCCTGAGTTCATATGCGCATAGCGTCTAAACACAAAGCCTGTATAGGGGTTATTTATGTCAATGGATAAGGTTGTCAATGGATCTTGTGAACCAATTCCAAGTGTTTCATCAATTAAACTTCTCACTTCTAAAACAGAACCTTTTAAAGGGATTGTGTAGCTTGTCCCATTAATCATCCGCTCTTCCCCAACAATCTGTGTTTGATTAATTGTAAAGGTTGATTGCATGTCAACTGGTGAGCTTGAAAATGCATTCAATGCAAAACCTAGAAGAGGTGCAATATGATTTTCCATAGACAAATTCATCACGATGTTGTCTTTTCCAGCATCAAGCACATCCACCAAAATGTTTGGATTGGTCTTCGCTTTATTTATAATTGAGAACAATAATTCCTTAATGATATACTGTTGATTAATTTGCCTTTGATAATCACCAATCAAGAAATGATGCCGCTCTCGTGCAAAAGTGAGCACCTCTTCACCATTCATTACATAGGTCCCTTCATGAATGGTTATATCTTTAAATCCACTTTCATCCTCTAACGGAAGGGTTCCTGTAAATGTAATTGGACTGGTCAATTCTAACCCACCCAATGCATCAACAATCTTAATGAGCGCATAGAAATCTGCTTCAAAATAAAAATCAATATCCGTATCCACATAGTCTTCAATCGTATCAATTAAGCATTGGCGACTGCGCGCATGGGCATGGTTCAGTTTATCCATACTGTTATTTGCATAACAAGCAATCGGAACCAATGAGTCTCTCGCAATACTTGAAAGGGTGATGGTCATCGTTTGCGGATTAATGGAAGCAAGGATAATAGAATCCGCTAGGTTCTCATTAATCCCCATAATAAGTAAGGTAAAGGGTTCTTCCAATACATTCACACCCGACACTTGTGCCGTAAGTGATAGATTAAAATTACCCATTTCAATGGATTGGTTCAGGCGTTCTTGAAATAATGAATCCATATTTTCCGCAAGACGTGTATACTGCGAAGGAACTACAACCATATCAAGGCTTGAAGGTTCCTGCAGGTAGTCCCTCAATAAATCTGCATAATTCTCATAGGTT
This DNA window, taken from Erysipelothrix larvae, encodes the following:
- a CDS encoding helix-turn-helix domain-containing protein produces the protein MEIGKKIKRYRIQNGLTLEELASRCELSKGFLSQLENDLTSPSIATLSDIVEALGMDLSRFFEEESSEQIVFKKDDFFVDERENSKIHWIVPNAQKNEMEPILLELGQGAESNEIAPHEGEEFGYVLMGKVTLVYGDESYVIKKGQTFYIKGNKGHLLRNDYPQQVQVLWVCTPPVF
- the trxA gene encoding thioredoxin — translated: MEIVKTHTFDEAVKEGVVLVDFYADWCGPCKMISPILKEVAESNKENVKVVKVDVDADGELAQRFDVMSIPTLILFKDGKPVGRRTGFMPKPEVEKFINS
- a CDS encoding Cof-type HAD-IIB family hydrolase produces the protein MIRCIVSDLDGTLVKTSMNVVDEKTIAYLKQCQKQGMLVILASGRPLSMMEDLGEILELDLYGGYLIGHNGYQVLDYKQNKTYESSSLLPKEVVEDVFNFSKTHLGYLTLITHKASYNFGSKLVRHVKRLYFYIRLRKTAHGFLREYNDFKSLNEVQEPIFKIGFASYSRRALVQLQNEMDAVFGDSIEVVRVNSRYIDITPKGITKGQALKTLMDKEGLLPEEVVAFGDAENDVSMFEVVGTAVAMDNALDSVKSKADAITDSNMKNGVLNYLLKAVGHIDE
- a CDS encoding diacylglycerol/lipid kinase family protein produces the protein MKHIFIINPNSGIGEYKEVQQWIEKHQHDTGFDYEVFETQYVGHATEIASTFDDPNVVLYSCGGDGTLHEVLNGIGLNSQLGVIPVGTSNDFWRMLNFSGNIDEILTELVFNGHETKVDIGVSNGERYLNCANFGLDACINRDVNLSTNTVVPRRMLYLYYAVKNIFKMKPVKYELEMNGKTRHVDAILTSIMNGRYYGNGFKSTPDARIDDGLFDVCVVDPISILEAFNLLPKYMKGTHVSHKKVHVEQTQALTIRSMAPILYGLDGEIFEATQLEFSIEKHALRLRVPRGYSS
- a CDS encoding LCP family protein codes for the protein MKKKRNNRIVNSMIFAIITAVVMNALCILLVLFTRRYAAIEPHYYTIFVAVSVGLILLLNLFLLFGYGKPILWMRKAFVLVGTLFIAVSGVATYYVYRINSGFDGLTDTSATETVNYSVITLNDNLNKGVITSDYSVGFVEGNQEFNQLLKSKLESISGSATVATYENYADLLRDYLQEPSSLDMVVVPSQYTRLAENMDSLFQERLNQSIEMGNFNLSLTAQVSGVNVLEEPFTLLIMGINENLADSIILASINPQTMTITLSSIARDSLVPIACYANNSMDKLNHAHARSRQCLIDTIEDYVDTDIDFYFEADFYALIKIVDALGGLELTSPITFTGTLPLEDESGFKDITIHEGTYVMNGEEVLTFARERHHFLIGDYQRQINQQYIIKELLFSIINKAKTNPNILVDVLDAGKDNIVMNLSMENHIAPLLGFALNAFSSSPVDMQSTFTINQTQIVGEERMINGTSYTIPLKGSVLEVRSLIDETLGIGSQDPLTTLSIDINNPYTGFVFRRYAHMNSGSMYSLYGNNSSTRDQNESNSSGSSDSDSETSNPTQPDTSPEPTSTFTVPELTNYGGIDRVKEWANTNG